A genomic stretch from Oncorhynchus tshawytscha isolate Ot180627B linkage group LG07, Otsh_v2.0, whole genome shotgun sequence includes:
- the LOC112254872 gene encoding msx2-interacting protein isoform X3, with protein sequence MMVRETRHLWVGNLPEHVREEKIVEHFKRYGRVESVKVLRKRGSEGGVAAFVDFVDIKSAQKAHNAVNKMGDRDLRTDYNEPGSVPSAVRGLDDNPPSSSHGRDVSGFSRGAVGPVFGPPVSLHTREGRYERIRDCSETRERAYDHSPYGHHERTGTFDRQRHYNADYYRDRTMFAAGVSPGPGSSSAMGGSFETPEPHFESRIRGDPFTLSSAARRDPYRDDRGRRVDRTYHHRRSRSSHSSQSRHPSPQRTTGQTPKAPHSPKRAPLSPERGPCSRSRSRSSSSDSVSSTSSTGSGSSDSNSSSSEGSRARSVQSSATHAPPSQPCSMVMEGDEPRRSFGIRVQNLPVRSTDTSLKDGLFHEFKKHGKVTSVQIHGASEDRYGLVFFRQQEDQEKALNVSKGKLFFGMMIEVSVWNGPETESENEFRPLDGRIDEFHPKATRTLFIGNLEKTTSYQQLLDIFQRFGEIVDIDIKKVNGIPQYAFVQYSDIASVCKAIKKMDGEYLGSNRLKLGFGKSMPTTCVWLDGLASNITEQYLTRHFCRYGHVVKVVFDRLKGMALILYNNTDFAQAAVRETKGWKIGGNKIKVDFASQESQMAFYRSMQASGQDIRDFYEIPTERREERPRPPYHEFSAERAYFENVRTPGTIYPEDPHRDYPARSRERYSELEHYQGEHFDPRYHEDPREFRDYRDPFEQDIRKYTYIQRERERERERFEADRVRWSPSHPRRPITPSASPSPSERAPRDPERQVYSQSSERSGSCSSLSPPRFDKADKAPPLEHGASSKSERLEKDAHLVEPERGAGAEKSKRGRRKEKGDKEKGEKSKSRKGKVQSPGIPPSETKLDPSLDGGSGRGKVSDQDSLERQIYKGDNDPPPSDLTATTSRHEPVKSERLESGKGEIADKDVKTRSKKHQKSDTGNDGKDPSLDSDRLAARKRRFGDASGRTIRQKRRRLEDGSQPPDFGASTAFSKETDGDNKAQQKDSQRRDSRSKTERLVFPGSQDPVMRGQEALPEGSMDPIDSKCHSMSRRFSHDGNMDQDNARDQDPPSPFKYGALDNDTGVKEEPLDIDLSQSYRKQMEQRRLHQQLQEPDKQEKPGSPQDLEREDLEHRSLVHEVGKPPQDVTDNFPSHKLKKLEQFDADISAKRGDRVYRSFRQKSEDPEWNNTASPGLQHFSRRAEDPEWNNTASPGLQHFSHHAEEDFAVSSHLREVKTEDKSHPDLELAVKRTHTMQMSKSNTPLQISEEEREKRWESRVKQDFLPDLNFSRGIAKNPHHRKRLEYGIVHDLEPGEVRSDSEEDRENKPHSPMPSTSVPLSDRQRVDRFSDPKLATLERMKFYSFALDQTITPDTKALLERAKSLSSSREDNWSFLDYDSHFAGLRSRKDTEKVESAPRPTPSWYMKKKKIRSSGSEDKLDDRKEEPKPKPEEHERRELFASRFLHSSIFEQDSRRLQHLERKHEDPEQSQGQQTGQQGPADGQPDTEPVVLFHSRFLEFTRLQQQKDQPLPDVKKADSIDDNRVEKSPEAEQQPLQLPKTSEPVMDPEIKPISPAEDMISQPPLMPKEMSRPKQMSPPLPPKQMSPPKQISPLLPPKEMSPPVETRVMFTPSLEPAALEPLTKEENIKNEQLPPLPQMSPHSMSPPASVNLVAPEPIRLVRKVKRFPSEEKSKDIAQDIKTLTPEQSSNSDCHIHKTLLSRSELELAPPELPPELRSSTPPNLVDEMSKEDTNTEDTDTHTEVEKKLDLNQIQVLVDNETRDESISPQKSKNKKSKSPTQVPLTPLVSANSSEKPLTRKSERTKRASSPRAESLKGSLDSKSTGKSPIHGADPEHGTEQSIYVGRARRRNVKSVYATPVEEDATKGAGKDVTESPRSARKRGGDKEAAPQQPLEQDSLAPITSRRGRPPKNRQKGEDMLTAKGDRSKMETKDTDSNESESSERISKVSKSRHSPHGHKVLASQLPTPTVTGSSRKGGKTEPPEDVAQPIDFTEEDNLAMPDSTVSCKEDSVVPVVTKKENVKQQLGTEKSRDQDGQKIDAIAEKASGTKLGEKETEPPVMEEQPVLEKSGRGKAPRLTRIPKSPVLKNLKIRLNVTEVKDLLQMGDEEPGNQDDSSKKTKPGEPTNDPLLLESSPGQDVSSSNEDKDGVTSENKPPIDPKTLLQQEQELEQAVENIAKLTDPTLPAEPPTPPAQPPAELKIETEEDKPANPASEYELAAAIDSIMGEDIAVPLPQEPVNSAVVDSDLEIPTFIQPTKGAEPVTNISPVQGESFFPTTPRKGAKGRAKTPKRSKSQKSNKKDAVKESSLEPENTPVITSDSTPSNEQPVPESIPSSTVAGVITATSWKPETAHLAPKTTDMPKESKLPPAPAEQPPPKHLKPVCPTTKSPTLTKPHTQPPPPECISPSLSPPPTRPNIRTTQPIRIPVSPPDWLNQSKDAIVPSSPRASAAPVENPGLPLDTEHMETDHNISDLRRILMKHKNVSLPVPCSSTVPSNQGTSSLRDPPHPSDSNTPMVVVPSKAPLNDNRLPSHPAQPVVRPPASLPSPESKSVISVIASTATSVISRVCNPPDMEKVNMSVDRNPCVDMPLPKQAYRPPSMEDRDSSLYHGPSVGEEGGSAGRYLVESSGLGTGSIPGLRVNTSEGVVVLSHSGQIKEGPQRISAKISQIPPATAVDMESQQLVSMPQIKQEMYTHSQSNTPKCPQMQTDHGHPKTQQPVSAIKQENTGMEKLESPYPSGPQGVVKRLQQTVSSPQVMGYHHPEFTMLLKHPKKVDGADAMTADGSKPSWNSAISPAMSPHLPSPAGNHVGFVSGSATDRTPSHLSGVKQEPRSPRKSGHPHSPFTKVSSPIGGSSPKGLPGMLPSGLPAMQQYVTSVHHPEQSVIMQPHSAHSGIGRMSPHRVSQAIPMGHLVQGEVRVNTPPLSVMSFGMHGDPLASPWSGPLQQCPTSPQAVGRDMVLKVNPGNVRGHEGEQEDARRFHQATGRPSAPQLKPETMQVDPRGALRSGLQLDPYMSPRDMRVLMHHPQGERSASEPHQGHIQETVPPSSTSTNITLSLSPRAHLLTKGVSEKDGTKPQEVKSPHSPLKDGMMGIRPSMAAMASPQRVQLLPSGTGASFSEYPGMYSNTRAVHSQIPETSFGVNQAPINITSALGTDPSQSQADGKVKQVGHQPVNMVQLLTKYPIVWQGLLALKNDQAAVQLHFVCGNKALALRSLPLPEGGALLRIVQRMRLEASQLDGVARRMTGESEFCLLLALPCGRDQDDVLNQTQALRTAFINYLQAKLAAGIINVPNPGSNQPAYVLQIFPPCEFSESHLSRLAPDLLNRISNISPHLMIVITSV encoded by the exons ATGATGGTTCGGGAAACCAGGCACCTTTGGGTGGGAAATTTACCCGAACATGTTCGAGAGGAGAAAATTGTCGAACATTTTAAACG CTATGGACGTGTCGAGAGTGTCAAGGTCCTGCGGAAGCGAGGGTCGGAGGGCGGCGTGGCAGCCTTTGTGGATTTTGTGGATATCAAAAGTGCACAGAAGGCTCACAATGCTGTCAACAAGATGGGGGACAGAGACCTGCGCACTGACTACAACGAACCTGGGTCTGTCCCTAGTGCTGTTCGGGGCCTTGATGACAACCCCCCTTCGAGCAGTCACGGGCGGGATGTTTCAGGATTCTCTAGGGGGGCAGTGGGTCCAGTGTTTGGCCCCCCAGTGTCCCTCCACACCAGAGAGGGGCGGTATGAACGGATAAGAGACTG ctcagagaCCCGGGAGCGTGCATATGATCACAGCCCCTATGGACACCATGAGCGCACTGGCACTTTTGATAGACAGCGCCACTACAACGCAGACTATTACCGTGATCGCACCATGTTTGCAGCTGGAGTTAGCCCTGGCCCTGGAAGTAGCAGTGCAATGGGTGGGAGCTTTGAAACCCCAGAGCCTCATTTTGAGTCCAGGATCCGAGGAGATCCCTTCACCTTGTCTAGTGCTGCACGCCGCGACCCCTATCGAGATGACAGGGGGCGTCGTGTTGACAGGACTTACCATCACCGCCGCAGTCGATCATCTCATTCCTCACAGTCTCGACACCCCTCCCCGCAAAGGACCACGGGACAAACACCCAAAGCCCCCCATTCCCCCAAAAGAGCCCCCCTCTCCCCAGAAAGAGGTCCGTGCTCTAGGTCCCGCAGTAGGTCCTCTAGCTCTGATTCTgtcagcagcaccagcagcactGGCAGTGGCAG CAGCGACTCAAACAGCAGTTCAAGTGAAGGGTCTCGTGCACGCTCTGTTCAGTCCTCTGCTACACATGCACCTCCCTCTCAGCCCTGTTCCATGGTGATGGAAGGTGATGAGCCACGCAGAAGCTTTGGCATCAGGGTCCAGAACCTACCAGTGCGTTCCACAG ACACAAGTTTGAAAGATGGACTGTTCCATGAGTTCAAGAAACATGGCAAAGTGACATCTGTGCAGATCCACGGGGCCTCAGAGGACCGATATGGTCTGGTGTTCTTCAGGCAGCAGGAAGACCAAGAGAAAGCCCTCAACGTCTCCAAAGGAAAGCTTTTTTTCGGCATGATGATCGAGGTTTCTGTCTGGAACGGCCCTG AAACTGAGAGCGAGAATGAATTCAGGCCATTAGATGGACGGATTGATGAATTCCACCCCAAGGCCACAAGGACCCTGTTTATCGGCAACTTGGAGAAGACCACCAGTTACCAACAGCTCCTTGATATCTTCCAGCGCTTTGGAGAGATTGTG GATATTGACATTAAAAAAGTCAATGGTATTCCTCAATATGCCTTTGTGCAGTATTCTGATATTGCCAGTGTCTGCAAAGCTATAAAGAAGATGGATGGAGAGTATTTAGGGAGCAACCGGCTCAAG CTGGGTTTTGGAAAGAGTATGCCCACAACATGTGTTTGGCTGGACGGTTTGGCTTCCAACATCACAGAGCAATATCTCACACGCCACTTCTGCCGCTATGGACATGTAGTCAAG GTGGTGTTTGACAGGTTGAAGGGGATGGCTCTCATCTTGTATAACAACACAGATTTTGCACAGGCAGCTGTCAGGGAGACCAAAGGCTGGAAGATTGGAGGCAACAAAATAAAA GTGGATTTTGCCAGCCAAGAGAGTCAGATGGCTTTTTATCGCTCTATGCAGGCCTCGGGGCAAGACATTAGAGACTTCTATGAAATTCCAACTGAAAGAAG GGAGGAACGACCAAGACCTCCATACCATGAGTTCTCAGCAGAAAGAGCTTACTTTGAGAATGTACGCACCCCTGGCACCATTTACCCCGAAGACCCTCACAGAGACTACCCCGCCCGCAGCCGTGAGCGGTATTCGGAGTTGGAGCATTACCAGGGAGAACACTTTGACCCACGCTATCATGAGGACCCTCGGGAGTTCAGGGATTATCGAGATCCTTTTGAGCAGGACATTCGGAAATATACATACATCCAGAGGGAGCGAGAAAGGGAGCGGGAGCGCTTTGAGGCAGACCGAGTCAGGTGGAGCCCGTCTCATCCACGGCGCCCGATCACCCCTTCTGCCTCCCCTTCACCATCTGAGCGTGCTCCCAGAGACCCAGAGCGACAGGTCTACAGCCAGTCCTCTGAGCGAAGTGGTAGTTGCAGCTCACTCTCACCACCACGCTTTGACAAGGCTGACAAGGCTCCTCCATTGGAACATGGAGCCAGCTCTAAGAGTGAGAGGTTGGAAAAAGACGCCCACTTGGTTGAACCTGAGCGTGGAGCTGGGGCTGAGAAAAGCAAGCGGGGAAGACGAAAGGAGAAAGGTGACAAAGAAAAAGGGGAGAAGAGTAAATCAAGGAAAGGAAAGGTGCAATCTCCTGGCATCCCACCATCTGAGACCAAGCTAGATCCCAGCCTGGATGGAGGCTCTGGAAGGGGAAAGGTGTCGGACCAAGACAGCCTTGAGAGACAGATATATAAAGGTGACAATGACCCTCCTCCTTCAGATCTGACAGCGACAACCTCTCGCCATGAGCCTGTAAAAAGTGAGAGACTTGAGTCAGGGAAAGGTGAGATCGCAGACAAGGATGTTAAAACACGATCCAAGAAACACCAAAAGTCTGACACTGGAAATGATGGGAAAGATCCATCACTGGATTCTGATCGGCTGGCTGCGAGAAAGAGGCGCTTTGGAGATGCCAGTGGGAGGACCATTCGGCAGAAGAGGAGAAGGCTGGAGGATGGGAGTCAACCCCCAGACTTTGGAGCAAGCACTGCCTTTTCAAAAGAGACGGATGGCGACAATAAGGCTCAACAAAAAGACTCCCAGCGGAGGGATTCAAGATCCAAAACGGAGAGGCTGGTGTTTCCTGGTAGTCAGGATCCTGTAATGAGAGGACAGGAAGCTCTGCCCGAGGGGAGCATGGACCCTATAGACTCAAAATGCCACAGCAtgtctagaaggttctcccacgATGGGAACATGGATCAGGATAATGCAAGAGATCAAGATCCACCAAGCCCTTTCAAATATGGTGCACTGGACAATGACACGGGTGTCAAGGAAGAGCCTCTGGATATTGACCTCTCCCAGAGTTACCGCAAACAGATGGAGCAGAGGAGACTTCACCAACAGCTCCAAGAGCCAGACAAACAAGAAAAACCAGGAAGTCCACAAGACTTAGAAAGGGAGGATCTTGAACACCGCAGTCTGGTACATGAAGTGGGCAAGCCACCTCAAGACGTCACAGATAATTTCCCATCTCATAAACTCAAGAAACTAGAGCAATTTGATGCAGATATTAGTGCCAAGAGGGGGGACCGTGTCTACAGGAGCTTCCGGCAAAAGAGTGAAGATCCTGAGTGGAACAACACTGCATCTCCAGGCTTGCAACACTTCTCTCGTCGTGCTGAAGATCCTGAGTGGAACAACACTGCATCTCCAGGCTTGCAACACTTTTCTCATCATGCTGAAGAGGACTTTGCGGTATCTTCACACCTCAGGGAGGTTAAAACGGAGGATAAAAGCCACCCAGACCTGGAGCTGGCAGTCAAAAGGACACATACAATGCAAATGTCCAAGTCAAACACTCCTTTACAAATTAGTGAGGAAGAGCGGGAAAAACGTTGGGAAAGCAGAGTCAAGCAAGATTTTTTACCCGACTTAAACTTCTCAAGAGGCATTGCAAAAAATCCACACCATCGCAAGCGTTTGGAGTACGGAATTGTGCATGATTTGGAGCCTGGGGAAGTACGATCCGATTctgaggaggatagagagaacaAACCACACTCTCCTATGCCCTCTACTTCGGTACCTTTGTCTGACAGGCAGAGAGTGGACAGATTTTCAGACCCTAAGCTTGCCACCTTGGAAAGGATGAAGTTCTACTCCTTTGCACTTGACCAAACCATCACACCAGATACCAAGGCCCTGCTAGAGCGAGCAaagtctctgtcctcctctaggGAGGACAACTGGTCTTTCTTGGACTATGATTCACACTTTGCTGGTTTACGCAGTAGGAAAGATACTGAAAAGGTTGAGTCAGCACCTCGACCTACACCCTCTTGGTacatgaagaagaagaaaattcGCAGTAGTGGGTCTGAAGACAAACTAGATGACCGGAAGGAAGAGCCCAAGCCCAAGCCAGAGGAACATGAACGCAGGGAACTGTTTGCCTCACGTTTCCTTCACAGCTCGATATTTGAGCAGGACTCAAGACGTCTTCAGCACCTTGAGCGAAAGCATGAGGACCCTGAGCAGAGTCAGGGTCAGCAAACTGGTCAGCAAGGCCCGGCAGACGGGCAGCCTGACACAGAACCAGTTGTCCTCTTCCATAGCCGCTTTTTGGAGTTCACACGGCTTCAACAGCAGAAAGACCAACCGCTACCGGATGTGAAAAAGGCAGATTCCATAGATGACAATAGGGTGGAGAAGTCACCTGAGGCAGAACAGCAACCTCTGCAGTTACCTAAAACCTCAGAACCTGTCATGGATCCAGAGATTAAACCTATTAGCCCAGCTGAGGACATGATTTCCCAGCCCCCACTTATGCCCAAGGAGATGTCTCGACCCAAGCAGAtgtctccaccccttccaccCAAGCAGATGTCTCCACCCAAGCAGATATCTCCACTCCTTCCACCCAAAGAGATGTCTCCACCAGTGGAAACACGTGTCATGTTTACTCCATCCCTAGAGCCAGCTGCTCTAGAACCTTTGACTAAAGAAGAAAACATAAAAAATGAACAGCTCCCTCCCCTCCCGCAAATGTCTCCCCATTCGATGTCTCCCCCTGCTTCTGTTAATTTAGTAGCCCCCGAGCCCATTCGTTTGGTGAGAAAAGTTAAAAGATTCCCTAGTGAAGAGAAATCTAAAGATATAGCTCAGGATATTAAAACATTGACCCCTGAGCAGTCTTCCAACAGTGATTGCCATATTCATAAAACGTTATTGAGTCGTTCTGAGCTTGAGCTGGCACCTCCTGAATTACCACCTGAATTGAGAAGTTCCACACCACCTAACCTTGTTGATGAGATGTCAAAAGAGGATACCAACACTGAAGATACAGACACTCATACAGAGGTGGAAAAGAAACTTGATCTTAATCAGATACAGGTGCTTGTTGATAATGAAACCAGGGATGAGTCAATTTCACCACAGAAGTCCAAGAACAAAAAGAGTAAGTCTCCTACTCAAGTCCCACTGACTCCTTTGGTTTCAGCAAATAGTTCAGAGAAACCACTTACACGCAAGAGTGAACGCACAAAGCGTGCATCATCCCCTAGAGCGGAGTCTTTGAAGGGAAGCTTGGATTCCAAATCCACAGGCAAGTCTCCCATACATGGTGCAGACCCCGAGCATGGCACAGAGCAAAGTATATATGTTGGAAGAGCAAGACGTAGAAATGTGAAATCTGTATATGCCACCCCAGTTGAGGAAGATGCCACTAAGGGGGCTGGAAAGGATGTAACTGAGTCACCACGTTCTGCACGAAAGCGAGGTGGAGACAAAGAAGCTGCCCCTCAGCAACCATTAGAACAGGATTCACTTGCACCTATCACCTCAAGGCGGGGACGTCCTCCTAAGAATCGTCAAAAAGGAGAGGACATGTTAACAGCTAAAGGGGATAGATCAAAAATGGAGACCAAGGATACGGACTCCAATGAATCAGAGAGTAGTGAAAGAATCTCAAAAGTGTCAAAAAGCAGACATTCTCCTCATGGTCATAAAGTGTTGGCAAGTCAGTTACCCACACCCACAGTGACTGGATCCAGTAGGAAGGGGGGAAAAACTGAGCCCCCTGAAGATGTTGCTCAACCGATAGATTTTACAGAGGAGGACAATTTGGCCATGCCAGATTCCACTGTCTCAtgtaaagaagattctgtggtgCCAGTTGTGACAAAAAAAGAGAATGTCAAGCAACAACTAGGAACAGAGAAATCAAGAGATCAAGACGGGCAGAAAATTGACGCTATTGCCGAGAAAGCCAGTGGAACTAAATTAGGTGAGAAAGAGACTGAACCTCCAGTCATGGAAGAACAGCCTGTTTTggagaagagtgggagaggaaaAGCCCCACGCTTGACACGGATTCCAAAATCTCCTGTCCTCAAGAACCTCAAGATCAGACTAAATGTCACTGAGGTGAAAGATTTACTTCAAATGGGGGATGAAGAACCCGGAAATCAGGATGATTCTTCTAAAAAGACTAAACCAGGCGAACCTACTAATGACCCATTATTATTAGAGTCTAGTCCAGGACAAGATGTGAGTTCTAGCAACGAGGATAAAGATGGGGTGACATCAGAGAATAAGCCTCCAATAGATCCTAAAACGTTGCTACAACAGGAACAGGAGCTGGAGCAAGCTGTGGAGAACATTGCTAAACTGACAGACCCAACCCTCCCAGCTGAGCCACCCACTCCACCTGCCCAACCACCTGCAGAATTAAAAATTGAGACTGAGGAAGACAAACCAGCCAATCCTGCTAGTGAGTATGAACTTGCTGCTGCAATTGATTCCATTATGGGTGAGGATATAGCCGTCCCTCTGCCTCAAGAGCCGGTAAATAGTGCTGTTGTGGATTCAGATCTAGAGATTCCAACCTTCATCCAGCCGACCAAGGGAGCTGAACCTGTGACTAACATATCTCCTGTTCAGGGGGAGTCCTTTTTCCCAACCACACCCAGGAAAGGTGCTAAGGGCAGAGCTAAAACACCAAAGCGGTCTAAGAGCCAAAAGTCTAACAAAAAGGATGCTGTAAAAGAAAGTTCATTAGAACCGGAGAACACCCCTGTTATCACATCAGACAGCACACCCTCCAACGAACAGCCTGTTCCAGAAAGTATTCCCTCATCTACAGTTGCTGGTGTCATTACAGCCACCTCTTGGAAGCCTGAAACGGCACATTTGGCTCCCAAGACTACAGACATGCCTAAAGAATCAAAGTTGCCTCCAGCCCCTGCAGAGCAACCTCCACCTAAACATCTGAAACCTGTCTGCCCCACAACCAAAAGTCCCACTCTCACCAAGCCTCatacacaaccaccaccaccggaGTGCATCTCACCCTCACTTTCTCCACCCCCAACCCGGCCAAACATCAGAACCACACAGCCAATCAGGATCCCAGTTTCCCCACCAGATTGGCTCAACCAGTCCAAGGATGCAATTGTCCCTTCCTCTCCTAGAGCATCAGCAGCTCCCGTAGAGAACCCAGGACTTCCCCTTGACACTGAGCACATGGAGACTGATCACAACATCAGTGACTTGCGTAGGATTCTCATGAAGCACAAAAATGTTTCACTCCCAGTCCCATGCAGTAGTACTGTTCCTTCCAATCAGGGCACCTCGTCCCTTAGGGATCCTCCACATCCTTCTGATAGTAATACTCCAATGGTTGTTGTACCTAGTAAGGCCCCTCTAAATGACAACAGGCTACCATCTCATCCAGCTCAGCCTGTAGTCCGGCCCCCAGCCTCACTACCATCCCCTGAGTCGAAGTCTGTGATTTCTGTTATCGCCTCCACTGCCACTTCTGTTATCAGTCGTGTTTGCAATCCACCCGACATGGAGAAAGTTAATATGTCGGTTGACAGAAATCCCTGTGTGGACATGCCACTTCCCAAGCAGGCATACAGGCCGCCCAGCatggaggacagggacagtagtcTGTACCATGGACCATCAGttggtgaggagggtggaagtGCTGGGAGGTACTTGGTTGAGAGCTCCGGTCTGGGTACGGGCTCTATCCCAGGTCTAAGGGTGAATACCTCAGAGGGAGTGGTGGTGCTGAGTCACTCAGGGCAGATCAAGGAGGGACCACAGAGGATCAGTGCCAAAATCAGCCAGATCCCACCAGCTACTGCAGTTGACATGGAATCTCAGCAGCTTGTGTCCATGCCCCAAATAAAACAGGAGATGTATACCCACTCCCAGTCAAACACTCCAAAGTGTCCTCAAATGCAGACAGACCATGGGCATCCTAAGACGCAACAACCTGTGTCTGCTATTAAACAAGAAAACACTGGTATGGAAAAGTTAGAATCTCCCTACCCATCAGGGCCTCAAGGAGTTGTGAAGAGGCTCCAGCAGACGGTTAGTAGTCCACAAGTGATGGGTTACCATCATCCAGAGTTCACAATGTTATTGAAGCATCCAAAAAAAGTGGATGGGGCTGATGCTATGACTGCTGATGGGAGTAAACCATCTTGGAACTCTGCCATAAGTCCTGCAATGAGCCCCCACTTGCCCTCTCCGGCTGGCAACCACGTAGGCTTTGTTTCCGGCTCGGCCACTGACAGAACTCCATCACATCTCAGTGGGGTCAAACAGGAGCCCCGTTCTCCTCGCAAGTCAGGCCACCCACACTCTCCGTTCACTAAAGTGTCCTCTCCCATTGGCGGCTCCTCTCCGAAAGGCCTCCCTGGGATGCTGCCCTCTGGCCTTCCCGCCATGCAGCAGTATGTCACCAGTGTCCACCACCCTGAGCAGTCTGTTATCATGCAACCTCACAGTGCTCACAGTGGCATTGGCAGGATGTCACCCCATCGTGTCTCCCAAGCAATCCCCATGGGGCACCTTGTCCAAGGAGAGGTCAGGGTGAACACACCACCCCTCTCTGTGATGAGTTTTGGGATGCATGGAGACCCTCTTGCCTCTCCCTGGTCTGGTCCTCTCCAGCAATGTCCCACCTCGCCCCAGGCGGTAGGCAGAGACATGGTCCTCAAGGTTAACCCTGGGAATGTAAGGGGCCACGAGGGAGAGCAAGAGGATGCCAGACGCTTCCATCAGGCCACAGGGAGACCATCTGCCCCTCAGCTGAAACCAGAGACTATGCAGGTGGATCCCCGCGGAGCTCTACGTAGTGGGCTACAGCTGGACCCGTACATGTCACCCAGGGACATGCGTGTGCTCATGCACCACCCGCAGGGAGAGCGCTCTGCCTCAGAACCACACCAGGGACACATCCAAGAGACTGTCCCCCCCTCTTCGACATCTACCAATATCACATTGTCCCTGTCCCCCAGGGCACATCTGCTGACTAAAGGTGTTTCTGAGAAGGATGGCACAAAGCCACAGGAGGTCAAGAGCCCACACTCTCCTCTGAAGGATGGGATGATGGGGATTCGGCCATCTATGGCCGCCATGGCGTCCCCACAAAGGGTGCAGTTGCTGCCATCAGGGACCGGAGCTTCCTTCTCAGAGTATCCAGGAATGTACAGCAACACCCGGGCCGTCCATTCCCAGATCCCAGAGACTTCTTTTGGGGTCAACCAGGCACCTATCAACATCACTTCTGCCTTA GGTACAGACCCCAGCCAGTCACAAGCTGATGGCAAGGTGAAACAAGTTGGACACCAACCTGTCAACATGGTGCAGCTGCTCACG AAGTACCCGATAGTGTGGCAAGGGCTGCTAGCACTGAAGAATGACCAAGCTGCTGTCCAGTTGCATTTTGTCTGTGGCAACAAAGCATTGGCTCTACGATCGCTGCCCTTACCAGAGGGAGGAGCGCTGCTTCGGATCGTCCAGAGAATGAGACTTGAGGCATCACAACTGGATGGTGTGGCTAGAAGAATGACG GGGGAGAGTGAGTTCTGTCTCCTGCTAGCTCTGCCTTGTGGACGGGACCAGGACGATGTCCTGAATCAGACCCAGGCCCTAAGGACCGCTTTCATAAACTACTTGCAGGCCAAGCTGGCTGCAGGCATCATCAATGTCCCCAACCCAGGCTCCAATCAG CCTGCCTATGTGTTGCAGATATTTCCACCATGTGAGTTTTCAGAGAGCCACTTATCCCGGCTAGCCCCTGACCTCCTCAACCGGATCTCCAATATCTCCCCTCACCTCATGATTGTCATCACCTCTGTGTAA